Proteins from a single region of Parambassis ranga chromosome 16, fParRan2.1, whole genome shotgun sequence:
- the drc9 gene encoding dynein regulatory complex protein 9, with translation MAPTASLSLIQSLRMAAVLEDCSHQLDIMGHRLTVKISREQGPAAEQEKARLSKLLRDCQHISQLMSTLHSELVEKQSFISVLQAVEIEEEKKKKLAAYKKRKEKLKTLLKKEEEAKQKTEEAKDQDVLDQLNDNISKTAEEEEEEEEEEEEEEEDMELELRLAQGKAIQAEKLLQDQLNLLQTQMKDEMLSHERSKEFLQNQHEKLQEQLQSWQKSTKQLLHQKEEEYNRLGCKRMLNLDRLNEMKRKIQEMEQMLIEDEEEQEKLRLQEEMIRAVTKLQACWRGVMVRRGLGKKAEEGKEGKKKKKEGKKKKKK, from the exons ATGGCTCCTACAGCGTCTTTATCCCTGATTCAGAGTCTCAGAATGGCAGCTGTGCTGGAGGACTGTTCACATCAGCTGGACATAATGGGACATCGCCTGACAGTGAAGATCAGCAGGGAGCAGGGTCCTGCAGCGGAACAG gagaaaGCCAGGCTGTCCAAGCTGTTGAGAGATTG TCAACACATCTCACAGCTTATGTCCACGCTGCATTCTGAGCTAGTAGAGAAGCAGAGTTTCATCAGTGTGTTGCAggctgtggagatagaggaggagaagaagaagaaactggcAGCATACAAGAAAAG AAAGGAAAAACTGAAGACTCTGctgaaaaaagaagaggaggccAAACAAAAAACTGAGGAAGCAAAG GACCAGGATGTTCTAGATCAGCTGAATGACAACATATCAaagacagctgaggaggaggaggaggaagaggaggaggaagaggaggaggaggaggacatggagCTGGAGCTCAGGCTGGCACAGGGGAAGGCCATTCAAgctgagaagctgctgcaggaccagctgAAT ctgctgcagacacagatgAAGGACGAGATGCTGTCTCATGAGAGGTCAAAGGAATTTCTTCAAAATCAGCACGAG aagctgcaggagcagctgcaaTCATGGCAGAAGAGCACAAAGCAGTTGTTGCaccagaaggaggaggagtacaACAGACTGGGCTGCAAAAGGATGCTCAACTTAGACAGGCTGAatgagatgaagaggaag ATCCAAGAGATGGAGCAGATGCTGatagaggacgaggaggagcaggagaaacTACGCCTGCAGGAGGAAATGATCAGAGCTGTCACCAAG CTGCAGGCCTGCTGGAGAGGAGTCATGGTGCGCAGAGGACTCGGTAAAAAAGCAGAGGAAGgcaaggaaggaaagaagaagaagaaggaaggcaagaagaagaagaagaagtga
- the LOC114449016 gene encoding xylose isomerase-like isoform X2, with amino-acid sequence MAAHEEFFAGIPKIQYVPDAGPGDVMCFKHYNPTEVLMGRTMEDWLRFSVCYWHSFCGTGADPFGFPTLLQRVWNEGTPMEAAKKRLRAAFEFFTKLGVKFYTFHDRDMSPEGATLEESNKNLDEITDLALQLQTQTGVKVLWVTCNLFAHPRYMNGAATNPDCHVLAYAGAQVKKGLDVAKKLGAENFVFWGGREGFHSILNTDVAAELKHMAGFFKMAARYKEKIGLKCQFLIEPKPKEPCRHQYDYDAMSVIGFLKHHGLERDFKLNIEPNHTTLAGHSYEHDIVVASAFGMLGSVDSNTGSPDLGWDTDQFPMDIRNTTLVMKTIVEQGGLQPGGLNFDAKVRRESTDLEDLFIAHIGAMDAFARGLRNAVHIIEDGLITGMERYSSFSHGLGQKVEDGSATLEEMEAFIKENGEPKVTSGKQEKYESIFNHYI; translated from the exons ATGGCCGCGCACGAGGAGTTCTTTGCGG GTATACCCAAGATCCAGTATGTGCCAGATGCTGGACCTGGAGATGTCATGTGCTTCAAACACTACAATCCAACAGAG GTTCTGATGGGGAGGACGATGGAGGACTGGCTGAGGTTCTCCGTCTGCTACTGGCACTCCTTCTGTGGAACTG GTGCCGATCCTTTCGGCTTTCCAACTCTCCTCCAGCGAGTCTGGAATGAAGGGACTCCGATGGAAGCAGCCAAGAAGCGACTCCGGGCTGCTTTTGAGTTTTTCACCAAGCTTGGC GTCAAGTTTTACACATTTCATGACAG AGACATGTCCCCCGAGGGCGCCACCCTGGAGGAGTCCAACAAGAATCTGGATGAAATAACGGACCTGGCTCTGCAGCTGCAAACCCAGACTGGAGTCAAGGTGCTGTGGGTCACCTGCAACCTCTTTGCTCATCCAAG GTACATGAATGGTGCAGCCACAAACCCAGACTGCCATGTTCTGGCCTATGCTGGTGCTCAGGTGAAAAAGGGTCTGGATGTTGCCAAGAAACTAGGTGCAGAGAACTTCG TATTttggggaggaagagaaggttTCCACTCAATCCTCAACACTGATGTCGCTGCTGAACTGAAGCACATGGCCGGCTTCTTCAAAATGGCCGCCA gGTACAAAGAGAAGATTGGGCTGAAGTGTCAGTTTCTGATTGAGCCCAAGCCAAAGGAGCCCTGCAGACACCAGTATGATTACG acgCCATGAGTGTTATAGGATTCCTAAAGCATCACGGCCTGGAGAGGGACTTTAAACTGAACATCGAGCCCAACCACACCACCCTGGCAGGACACTCCTATGAACATGACATTGTCGTGGCCTCTGC TTTTGGTATGCTGGGTTCAGTAGACTCAAACACTGGCTCTCCAGACCTGGGATGGGACACAGATCAGTTCCCCATGGACATCAGAAACACCACATTGGTCATGAag ACTATCGTTGAACAAGGTGGCCTGCAGCCAGGAGGCCTGAACTTTGATGCAAAGGTGCGCAGAGAGTCCACCGACCTGGAGGATCTGTTCATCGCTCACATTGGGGCGATGGACGCCTTCGCCAGAGGGTTGAGAAACGCTGTCCACATCATTGAGGACGGGCTTATCACTGGCATG GAGCGGTACTCAAGCTTCAGTCATGGCCTTGGACAGAAGGTGGAGGACGGTTCAGCCACCTTAGAGGAGATGGAG GCTTTCATCAAGGAGAACGGGGAGCCGAAGGTAACATCAGGGAAGCAAGAAAAATACGAGTCCATCTTTAATCACTACATATAA
- the LOC114448452 gene encoding adult enhancer factor 1-like, which produces MDESEPLSVSPCINGRFRTACSKVVTFKPSNTQRIIQLMHRAAQKSYLRACQLFCLPLDSLTCEQVTCCPDPSSEEEKNTQVAIQSPPSTIMIVNISNSTLIDCVIGNGAYLSVAERQPLMQNSGLHTHGELSSKQEATQAASPPPPPPPPPPPPPLPSAEHLSSISIQSSHLTFVIIGDNNSMQAEQSQPMD; this is translated from the exons ATGGACGAATCTGAGCCTCTGTCCGTCAGTCCGTGTATAAACGGCAGGTTCAGAACAGCGTGCAGCAAG GTGGTGACTTTTAAACCCTCCAACACGCAGAGGATCATCCAGCTGATGCACAGAGCGGCGCAGAAAAGCTACCTGAGAGCCTGCCAGCTCTTCTGCCTGCCTTTAGACTCTCTGACGTGTGAACAGGTCACATGTTGCCCAG ATCCTTCATccgaggaagaaaaaaacacacaag TGGCCATCCAGAGTCCGCCTTCCACCATAATGATTGTCAACATCAGCAACTCCACCTTAATCGACTGCGTCATCGGGAACGGCGCCTACCTGTCCGTGGCCGAGCGGCAGCCTCTGATGCAGAATTCTGGACTCCACACGCACG GTGAACTGAGCAGCAAGCAGGAGGCGACGCAGGccgcttctcctcctcctcctcctcctcctcctcctcctcctcctcctcttccatcaGCAGAGCATCTGAGCAGCATCAGCATCCAAAGCTCTCACCTCACCTTTGTCATCATTGGAGACAACAACTCCATGCAGGCGGAGCAGAGTCAGCCAATGGACTGA
- the LOC114449016 gene encoding xylose isomerase-like isoform X1, producing the protein MAAHEEFFAGIPKIQYVPDAGPGDVMCFKHYNPTEVLMGRTMEDWLRFSVCYWHSFCGTGADPFGFPTLLQRVWNEGTPMEAAKKRLRAAFEFFTKLGVKFYTFHDRDMSPEGATLEESNKNLDEITDLALQLQTQTGVKVLWVTCNLFAHPRYMNGAATNPDCHVLAYAGAQVKKGLDVAKKLGAENFVFWGGREGFHSILNTDVAAELKHMAGFFKMAARYKEKIGLKCQFLIEPKPKEPCRHQYDYDAMSVIGFLKHHGLERDFKLNIEPNHTTLAGHSYEHDIVVASAFGMLGSVDSNTGSPDLGWDTDQFPMDIRNTTLVMKTIVEQGGLQPGGLNFDAKVRRESTDLEDLFIAHIGAMDAFARGLRNAVHIIEDGLITGMVKERYSSFSHGLGQKVEDGSATLEEMEAFIKENGEPKVTSGKQEKYESIFNHYI; encoded by the exons ATGGCCGCGCACGAGGAGTTCTTTGCGG GTATACCCAAGATCCAGTATGTGCCAGATGCTGGACCTGGAGATGTCATGTGCTTCAAACACTACAATCCAACAGAG GTTCTGATGGGGAGGACGATGGAGGACTGGCTGAGGTTCTCCGTCTGCTACTGGCACTCCTTCTGTGGAACTG GTGCCGATCCTTTCGGCTTTCCAACTCTCCTCCAGCGAGTCTGGAATGAAGGGACTCCGATGGAAGCAGCCAAGAAGCGACTCCGGGCTGCTTTTGAGTTTTTCACCAAGCTTGGC GTCAAGTTTTACACATTTCATGACAG AGACATGTCCCCCGAGGGCGCCACCCTGGAGGAGTCCAACAAGAATCTGGATGAAATAACGGACCTGGCTCTGCAGCTGCAAACCCAGACTGGAGTCAAGGTGCTGTGGGTCACCTGCAACCTCTTTGCTCATCCAAG GTACATGAATGGTGCAGCCACAAACCCAGACTGCCATGTTCTGGCCTATGCTGGTGCTCAGGTGAAAAAGGGTCTGGATGTTGCCAAGAAACTAGGTGCAGAGAACTTCG TATTttggggaggaagagaaggttTCCACTCAATCCTCAACACTGATGTCGCTGCTGAACTGAAGCACATGGCCGGCTTCTTCAAAATGGCCGCCA gGTACAAAGAGAAGATTGGGCTGAAGTGTCAGTTTCTGATTGAGCCCAAGCCAAAGGAGCCCTGCAGACACCAGTATGATTACG acgCCATGAGTGTTATAGGATTCCTAAAGCATCACGGCCTGGAGAGGGACTTTAAACTGAACATCGAGCCCAACCACACCACCCTGGCAGGACACTCCTATGAACATGACATTGTCGTGGCCTCTGC TTTTGGTATGCTGGGTTCAGTAGACTCAAACACTGGCTCTCCAGACCTGGGATGGGACACAGATCAGTTCCCCATGGACATCAGAAACACCACATTGGTCATGAag ACTATCGTTGAACAAGGTGGCCTGCAGCCAGGAGGCCTGAACTTTGATGCAAAGGTGCGCAGAGAGTCCACCGACCTGGAGGATCTGTTCATCGCTCACATTGGGGCGATGGACGCCTTCGCCAGAGGGTTGAGAAACGCTGTCCACATCATTGAGGACGGGCTTATCACTGGCATGGTGAAG GAGCGGTACTCAAGCTTCAGTCATGGCCTTGGACAGAAGGTGGAGGACGGTTCAGCCACCTTAGAGGAGATGGAG GCTTTCATCAAGGAGAACGGGGAGCCGAAGGTAACATCAGGGAAGCAAGAAAAATACGAGTCCATCTTTAATCACTACATATAA
- the rnf144b gene encoding E3 ubiquitin-protein ligase RNF144B has translation MASRSSTPSGEAWDSASETPEAAADPQLEPDVFCKLCLSEQPSAATRELESCKCIYCTACLQQYVQLAIMEGGGAPITCPDMVCQKTGVLLDPEIASLVAAEQAELYVRLKFERGVKLDPSKAWCPVLECQAVCSMQASTEGRPAAVSCPTCRAVFCSGCRGPWQEGHACPERQPMMLPSPSRESRARSNSDSDMPIKQCPTCGIYIERNQGCAQMLCKSCKHTFCWYCLQNLDGDIFLRHYDKGPCRNKLGHSRASVMWNRTQVVGILVGVSIIVLVTSPLLLLASPCILCCLCKPCRGKKKKKKKRKKDLGQPDTSTS, from the exons ATGGCCAGCAGGAGCTCCACCCCAAGTGGGGAAGCCTGGGATTCGGCGTCGGAGACACCCGAGGCAGCCGCCGATCCCCAGCTCGAACCTGACGTCTTCTGCAAACTCTGCCTCAGCGAGCAGCCGTCTGCAGCCACCAGGGAGCTGGAGAGCTGCAAGTGCATCTACTGCACAGCG TGTTTGCAGCAGTATGTCCAGTTAGCCATCATGGAGGGTGGAGGGGCACCCATCACCTGTCCAGATATGGTGTGCCAAAAGACTGGAGTGCTACTGGACCCTGAG ATCGCCAGCTTGGTTGCGGCGGAGCAGGCGGAGCTGTATGTGCGTCTGAAGTTCGAGAGAG GAGTGAAGCTGGATCCCAGTAAAGCCTGGTGCCCGGTGCTTGAATGTCAGGCGGTGTGCAGCATGCAGGCGAGCACCGAAGGCCGACCGGCTGCCGTTTCCTGCCCGACCTGTCGCGCCGTGTTCTGCTCCGGCTGCAGAGGGCCCTGGCAGGAAGGCCACGCCTGCCCCGAGCGCCAGCCCATGATGTTGCCCTCGCCCTCACGTGAAAGCAG GGCCCGCTCCAACAGTGATTCCGACATGCCCATCAAGCAGTGTCCAACGTGCGGCATCTACATCGAGAGGAACCAGGGCTGTGCGCAGATGCTGTGTAAGAGCTGCAAACACACCTTCTGCTGGTACTGCCTGCAGAATCTGGAT GGTGACATCTTCCTAAGACATTATGATAAGGGGCCGTGCAGAAACAAGCTGGGACACTCCAGGGCCTCCGTTATGTGGAACAGAACGCAG GTGGTGGGCATCCTGGTGGGGGTCAGCATCATTGTGCTGGTGacgtctcctctcctcctgctggctTCGCCCTGCATCCTGTGTTGCCTCTGCAAGCCCTgcagagggaagaagaagaagaagaagaagaggaagaaggaccTCGGCCAGCCTGACACCTCCACATCGTAG
- the sqlea gene encoding squalene monooxygenase produces MWTFLGIASLTYLYKKSDTVLTLPHRELMVAAALFLTAGLLLAYIRYFQLRPSHVLNLPLRLLSLLPVVNHFVPQTATKRSEKAGNSCTQRWRRRKTVETESSASHSGSSGAPAEPDVLIVGAGVLGSAMAAVLARDGRRVTVVERDLKEPDRIVGELLQPGGYKALRELGLEGSVEGLDAHRVNGYVIHDMDSGCEVEVPYPQEDEAIQCGRAFHHGRFIMGLRRAAMAEPNVTFIEGTVTSLQEEDGSVTGLQYKDKETGDIKEIHAALTVVADGCFSKFRKSLVSGKARISSHFVGCLMKDCPQFKSNHAELVLANPSPVLIYQISSTETRVLVDIRGEMPRNLPEYMAEKIHPQLPEHLKEPFMVALQNDRLRSMPASFLPPSPVNKPGVLLLGDAYNMRHPLTGGGMSVALNDVRIWRSLLKNIPDLYDDRAMLQAKKTFHWERKSSHSFVVNVLAQALYELFAATDNSLHELRKACFQYFKLGGECINGPIGLLSVLSPKPMTLIGHFFAVALYAIYFNFKSESWCTKPRALFKSGAILYRACMVMFPLIYSELKYLVY; encoded by the exons atgTGGACCTTCCTGGGAATAGCAAGCCTCACGTACCTTTACAAAAAATCCGACACAGTCTTGACTTTGCCTCACAGAGAGCTTATGGTGGCTGCAGCCTTATTTCTCACAGCTGGCCTGCTGCTGGCATATATCAGGTACTTTCAGCTCAGACCGTCTCATGTGCTGAACTTGCCTCTGAGGCTCCTGTCTCTGTTGCCTGTCGTCAACCACTTTGTCCCTCAAACTGCCACAAAGAGGAGTGAGAAAGCAGGAAACAGCTGTACACAG AGGtggagaagaaggaaaacagTAGAAACGGAGTCCTCTGCCTCACATAGTGGCTCCTCTGGGGCCCCTGCAGAGCCAGATGTGTTGATAGTAGGGGCCGGGGTCCTGGGATCAGCGATGGCGGCCGTCCTGGCCCGGGACGGGAGGAGGGTGACAGTGGTGGAGAGGGACCTGAAGGAACCGGACAGGATAGTGggggagctgctgcagcctggaggATACAAAGCACTCAGAGAGCTGGGGCTGGAAG GTTCGGTGGAGGGTCTGGACGCCCATCGGGTGAACGGCTATGTGATCCATGACATGGACAGCGGCTGTGAGGTGGAGGTCCCCTATCCTCAGGAGGACGAGGCCATCCAGTGCGGACGCGCTTTCCATCACGGTCGATTCATCATGGGCCTGAGGAGAGCTGCCATGGCCGAGCCAAA TGTCACATTCATAGAAGGCACCGTGACcagtctgcaggaggaggacggCAGCGTAACTGGACTCCAGTATAAGGACAAAGAAACTGGAGACATCAAG GAGATCCATGCAGCTCTGACTGTGGTGGCTGACGGCTGCTTCTCCAAATTCAGAAAGAGTCTGGTGTCTGGGAAAGCTCGTATCTCCTCTCACTTTGTCGGATGCCTCATGAAG GACTGTCCCCAGTTCAAGTCCAACCATGCTGAGCTGGTCCTGGCCAACCCCTCCCCGGTGCTCATCTACCAGATCTCCTCTACAGAGACCAGAGTGCTGGTGGACATCAGGGGGGAGATGCCTCGCAACCTGCCCGAGTACATGGCTGAGAAAATACACCCACAGCTGCCAG AGCATTTAAAGGAGCCTTTCATGGTGGCGCTACAGAACGATCGACTCAGGTCCATGCCTGCcagcttcctccctccctcccctgtcAACAAGCCAG GTGTGCTCCTGCTGGGCGATGCTTACAACATGAGGCATCCTCTGACGGGCGGGGGGATGAGTGTGGCTCTCAATGACGTCCGCATTTGGAGGAGTCTGCTCAAGAACATTCCAGATCTGTATGATGACAGAGCCATGCTGCAG GCAAAGAAAACATTCCACTGGGAACGCAAGTCATCACATTCTTTTGTGGTGAATGTGTTGGCCCAGGCCCTGTATGAGCTGTTTGCAGCCACTGACA ATTCTCTCCATGAGCTAAGAAAGGCCTGCTTCCAGTACTTTAAGCTTGGCGGAGAGTGCATTAATGGGCCTATCGGACTCCTCTCAGT GCTCTCGCCCAAACCCATGACCCTCATTGGACACTTCTTCGCCGTGGCGCTGTACGCCATCTACTTCAACTTCAAGTCTGAATCCTGGTGCACCAAACCTCGAGCTTTGTTTAAGAGCGGAGCCATCCTGTACCGAGCCTGCATGGTCATGTTTCCACTCATCTACTCTGAACTCAAGTACCTGGTGTATTAA
- the LOC114449016 gene encoding xylose isomerase-like isoform X3, whose protein sequence is MAAHEEFFAGIPKIQYVPDAGPGDVMCFKHYNPTEVLMGRTMEDWLRFSVCYWHSFCGTGADPFGFPTLLQRVWNEGTPMEAAKKRLRAAFEFFTKLGVKFYTFHDRDMSPEGATLEESNKNLDEITDLALQLQTQTGVKVLWVTCNLFAHPRYMNGAATNPDCHVLAYAGAQVKKGLDVAKKLGAENFVFWGGREGFHSILNTDVAAELKHMAGFFKMAARYKEKIGLKCQFLIEPKPKEPCRHQYDYDAMSVIGFLKHHGLERDFKLNIEPNHTTLAGHSYEHDIVVASAFGMLGSVDSNTGSPDLGWDTDQFPMDIRNTTLVMKTIVEQGGLQPGGLNFDAKVRRESTDLEDLFIAHIGAMDAFARGLRNAVHIIEDGLITGMVKERYSSFSHGLGQKVEDGSATLEEMEAFIKENGEPKTLYST, encoded by the exons ATGGCCGCGCACGAGGAGTTCTTTGCGG GTATACCCAAGATCCAGTATGTGCCAGATGCTGGACCTGGAGATGTCATGTGCTTCAAACACTACAATCCAACAGAG GTTCTGATGGGGAGGACGATGGAGGACTGGCTGAGGTTCTCCGTCTGCTACTGGCACTCCTTCTGTGGAACTG GTGCCGATCCTTTCGGCTTTCCAACTCTCCTCCAGCGAGTCTGGAATGAAGGGACTCCGATGGAAGCAGCCAAGAAGCGACTCCGGGCTGCTTTTGAGTTTTTCACCAAGCTTGGC GTCAAGTTTTACACATTTCATGACAG AGACATGTCCCCCGAGGGCGCCACCCTGGAGGAGTCCAACAAGAATCTGGATGAAATAACGGACCTGGCTCTGCAGCTGCAAACCCAGACTGGAGTCAAGGTGCTGTGGGTCACCTGCAACCTCTTTGCTCATCCAAG GTACATGAATGGTGCAGCCACAAACCCAGACTGCCATGTTCTGGCCTATGCTGGTGCTCAGGTGAAAAAGGGTCTGGATGTTGCCAAGAAACTAGGTGCAGAGAACTTCG TATTttggggaggaagagaaggttTCCACTCAATCCTCAACACTGATGTCGCTGCTGAACTGAAGCACATGGCCGGCTTCTTCAAAATGGCCGCCA gGTACAAAGAGAAGATTGGGCTGAAGTGTCAGTTTCTGATTGAGCCCAAGCCAAAGGAGCCCTGCAGACACCAGTATGATTACG acgCCATGAGTGTTATAGGATTCCTAAAGCATCACGGCCTGGAGAGGGACTTTAAACTGAACATCGAGCCCAACCACACCACCCTGGCAGGACACTCCTATGAACATGACATTGTCGTGGCCTCTGC TTTTGGTATGCTGGGTTCAGTAGACTCAAACACTGGCTCTCCAGACCTGGGATGGGACACAGATCAGTTCCCCATGGACATCAGAAACACCACATTGGTCATGAag ACTATCGTTGAACAAGGTGGCCTGCAGCCAGGAGGCCTGAACTTTGATGCAAAGGTGCGCAGAGAGTCCACCGACCTGGAGGATCTGTTCATCGCTCACATTGGGGCGATGGACGCCTTCGCCAGAGGGTTGAGAAACGCTGTCCACATCATTGAGGACGGGCTTATCACTGGCATGGTGAAG GAGCGGTACTCAAGCTTCAGTCATGGCCTTGGACAGAAGGTGGAGGACGGTTCAGCCACCTTAGAGGAGATGGAG GCTTTCATCAAGGAGAACGGGGAGCCGAAG ACACTGTACAGCACTTAA